The genomic region CCCAGCTGAGATATCTGATGATCTCAAAACTGTCGAAACAGAGACTGCATTAGTGTTTGGACGAGAAGGCACTGGGCTCACGAACGACGAGTTGACCAGCTTAGATGAGGTGTGTTCAATCCCAGCAAATGAATCATATCCTGTATTGAATCTTGGGCAGGCAGCAACTGTACTATTATATGAACTGCGATCACTGACACTCACAGACACACAGCTTCCTGATGTTGAGCGTGAGCGTGCTGATGAGTCTGATATTGATCGCTTTTATGAATTCTTTACGGATTTTCTTCACTCTGTTGAGGGGCGTGAACATAAACGAGAAAAGACAGCTCTAATGCTCCGTCGACTGATCGCCAGAGCACACCCAACTAATCGAGAGATCTCGACGTTACTTGGGCTGTTTCGGCGAGCAAATATCCTCCTGGGAGAGCAATCATATGGTGAGTCAAATCAGACGGATGAAATGGACGATACTACTGCTGTTGAATCAATTCCAGAGGAGAGTATCAATGCGATTATTGAATCAACATCATCAGGGTATGAGGAGACTGAGGCACAAACCAGTAGTGATGGTTCACTGTGTGACCAATCAGATTCAGCAGATCTCATGAATGCGGATGAAGACACAGAAATGACTGCAGGTGCAGACGTAGGCACAGATGCAGATGTAGAGACTAATACAAATAGTGATAATACCTGATCTGAGTCATACATTCACCCATTGTATCGCTAGCTGACCCCAAATTAAGCCAATAAGTATCTTACATTCGTTTTTGGATTGTCTCACGGAGGACATCACTCACAATCTCACCGTCGGCTTTGCCTCTAAGTGCACCCATTGCTTCGCCCATAAGTGCTGAGAATGCAGCCATCCCTTCTTCATCAACCTGCTCAGCATTTCGTTCAACAACGTCTATGACGGCTGAACGGACCTCTGATTCAGAGACGCCAGAAAGTCCGGCTGCTTCGACGGCGTCCGCTGCCGACCGGGTTGGATCCTCTGTGAGTTTTGTAATCACCGGTCCAACGCCCTCTTTTGCAAGTTCATCAGCTGAAACAAGTTGCATCACGGAGAGAAGATGGTCATCAGTTAGGGTCTCAACTGCAACCCCATCTCGACGAAGTTCAGTAAGTGTGGCTGTCAATAAACTAGCAGCGAAGGTCGGGTCAATACCCATATCAACGGCAGTCTCAAATAGTGGCATTCGACGTCCATATGCAATCTGCTCTGCGAGCCCTGGGTCAAGATTTAGTTTAGACTGATAGCGTTCAACGCGCTCGGTTAGAAGCTCTGGAGTCTCGATATCACCGATATCGAATGTTACTGGCGGCACATCAGTTTCTGGATACATACGTGCCGCTCCTGGTAGTGGTCGGAGGTATCGCGTGGTTCCATCATCATTTGCATCGCGTGTTTCTTCAGGAACACCAGATATGGCGTCTGCCGCCCGCTCAGCGACTGCCGCTGCTGCTTGTTCAGCCGTTTCAGGGTCTGCAGCAACTAATGCGACAGCATCATTCTCGCCGGCATCAACTGCATTATAAAGTGAATTAATTTCAGATTCGCTAATACCATATGCAGGAAGCTCATCCGTATGGAATATCCCACCAGCACCATAGCGACCAGCATGATCTGAGAGTTCTGTTCCGAGTCGCCGATCTGGTTGAAGCTCTCGTCCGACAAGTCTGTCAAATCCATATAGTGGTACCGCAGCAACCATTCCATCATCAGCAAGTGTGCTTGCAATTACGCCCGAATCAGTATCTGTAAACACTGTCGAAACATCCTGTATTTCACCAACATCTGCGTCACGACGGAGTAGTTCCGTTTGAATATCGACGAGTTCGACCTGTCGAGCGACTTCTTGACGGACAATCTCATCAATCTGATCAAGCGCTTGTACACCTTTAATTTCAACACGAGCTCCCTCAGCAATCGAGACATTCACATCTTGTCGAATCGTCCCAAGCCCACGCTTGACAGACCCCGTCGATCGGAGTAACATACCAATCTGCTCGGCAGCATCTTGTGCCTGCTCAGGGGTTGCAATATCGGGGCGTGTACCAATCTCAACGAGCGGAATACCAAGTCGGTCTAATGAGAAGGTCACAGCGCCATCGCGCTCTTCGATACGCTGAGCGGATTCTTCTTCGAGTAGGAGATCTTCAATCCCAACCGCCCCAGCATCGGTTTGGATTGTACCATCCTGTGCAATAAGCGTTGAGCGCTGAAATCCAGACGTATTTGACCCATCAATTACGAGTTTTCGCATGACATGTGCTTGATCAACCGGTTCCATCTCAAGGAGATCAGCAATCTGAAGCGCAACATTTTGAGCCTCTGTATCGAGTCGATGGGGTGGTTCTTCGTCTGCTTCGACAAGACATGTTGAATCGTATCCAAGGTACTCAAACTCGCGCTTGACTTGACTTTCCTCAAGTGCCGCCTTATCAAGTTCACCAAGTTCGCTTGTTGTTGGATGGAGATATCGAGTGAACGAATAGGTCGCTGCCTCAGGGTCACGACTCTGCGTTGGACACTCACAAAACAGCTTTGTCTCAGTATTGAGTTGTTGATGAATCTCTAATCCGGCAACTAGACCAAGATCAGCGTAATCATACTCAGTATCATCATCTGTCGTGGTTTTTTCAGAGTCCACATCACTGTTAGCTGAGGTGGCAGTCATTATGTTTCTATCCACGCTGGTGGAATAAAAAAGGTTCAATGGAGGAATACATTCAATAGAGAAGTGCACCGAGCTATCTCACGACGTAGTGTTTTTTAAACAGTTATCGTGTAAATTACCTATTCAACACACACGAAGTCCATCGCCAATTCCACGTCCCTCTTCACACTCAGGGCACACATAGTGCCAGCCGTCATCAGTTGCCTGACCTTCAGGAAACTGCGCTCCACATCGCCGACATTCTAACTTATCCCGTCCAGTCTCGCGTCCATACTGTAATGCAGGCATATCTGAGATGAATGAAACAGTCAATATTAATCCGTCGGTCTCCGGCTGTATAGTGTTATGTGAGCATATAACAACATACTGTGCGATCTCCAATTAACATATCCTGGAATATTTTCGCTTCTAATTTAAATTCATGAATCGCTTCGAGTCAAATGACTCCTGAAACTCTCGCTATTTTGATTACGTTATATTCCCGTGTAGTATCAGTTTGTATCTTTTCATGGACCAACAATCACTGTGCATCCGTCGTATCCTCAGTATCATCATTATCTGCTTGATCATCATTTTCACCAAGGATTCCACGGTGCGTCATCGTCTCCGGGTTAAGCACGGTATCGGCTTTTGTTGGTGAGAGATACCCTTGCTCAATAACAACGTCGCGAACGGTTGCATCCTCTTTCAGTGCCTTTTTCGCGACTTTACTTGCCTTATCATAGCCAATCGTTGGATTTAGTGCTGTAACAAGCGCCAGTGATTGATCAACCTGTGTTTCACAAACTGCTTCATTTGCATCAAGCTTGGCAATAAAACGCTCAGCGAACACGGTTGATGCGTTTGAGAGTAACATCGCTGACTGCAAGAAGTTGTGTGCAATAACAGGTTTATACAGGTTCAAATCGATTTGACCCTCAGCAGCGCCCGCAGCAACAGCAGCATCATTACCAACAACCTGTTTATGTGCCTGATTAACTGCTTCAGCGATAACAGGATTAATTTTCCCAGGCATAATTGAGCTCCCTGGCTGGTTTTCTGGCTGGTCGATTTCACCAAGTCCATTGCGCGGTCCCGACGCAAGCAACCGGAGATCATTGGCTATTTTATTCAATGAGCCCGCGACTGTCCGCAATGCACCATGCGCTTCACTCATTGCATCATGTGCTGCTTGCGCTTCGAAATGACTGTCTGCTGGTTGGAATGATATAGTTGTTTCAGTGCTGATATATTCAGTCGCTCGTGTCGGAAACTCAGGGTGAGTGTTTAGTCCCGTCCCAACAGCGGTCCCACCGAGTGCGAGTTCACTGAGATGGTCAGTGACCGTTTCAACTCGTGAGATTCCTTTTTTTATCTGCGTTTTGTATCCATCGAATTCCTGACCAAGACTGATTGGTGTTGCATCCTGTAGGTGTGTTCGACCAGTCTTAATCACATCATCAAATGCTTCAGCTTGTGAGGCAAGCTCTGATTCAAGTGTATCCAAGGCTGGAAGCAAATCTTTCGTGACTGCTTCATCTGCGGCAATATGCATCGCTGTTGGAATAACGTCATTTGATGATTGTCCGAAGTTGACATCATCATTTGGATGGACAGCACGTTCACCAATTGATTTATCAAGAATCTCAGCAGCACGGTTCGCAATAACCTCATTTGCGTTCATATTGGAGGAGGTCCCCGAACCGGTCTGAAAGATATCGACAGGAAACTGATCATCAAACTCTCCAGCGATGACCTCATCCGCTGCTGCAACAATCGCATCGGCGGTGTCAGCGTCAATCAAATCAAGGTCCCGGTTTGCTTGCGCTGCTGCTTTCTTTACGATTCCAAGTGCACGAATGAACCGTCGACCGAATGTAATCCCTGATAGCGGAAAATTCTCGATTGCCCGCTGTGTCTGTGCACCCCAGTAAGCGTCTGCTGGGACTTGTATCTCTCCAAGGCTATCTCGTTCGACTCGATAATCATCTGCCATCGGTCGCTTCGAGGGAAGCCGAATGCGTAAAACCCGTCGATATTCAGTCGTTCCTCAACACTATGTATAAAATATCTATTAGTTTCTTATCTGCTCACGGATATGTCGAATGAAATGAATACCATCATTATAATCGAATCATTCGGGTCACACCTACACTCAGATTCAAGCCCTGATAGTGATTAGTGCAAGTCTTTACCGCCGTGATTATGCGTGTCGGCGATGGAAGTCGCTGAACCCGCGTCATTCGACACCGTCAGTGAAACTATTCGAAGTAATCATTATGAGTCACTCACCCTGTTTTCTGTATAACTAACATGGGCAACGAATATTGGACGCAGGACTCATCAGCATCAACGCTATGCCAACACGAAACGTTGGCACAAGGTGAGTGTAAGAAACCACATTCGTTGCCCTTTCACCCCGGGCAGTGAGTACGAACCCGGAAGACACGGATTAGCGCACCCGTAGTACTTCACTCGACGGACGCCGTCTGATCATATTCATCTGGTGTGTATGTCTTCATCTCGAGTGCGTGGATTTCGGTCGTCATTGCATCACCAAGGGCGTCATAGACAAGCTCGTGTTGTTCAACAAGCGATTTATTTTCAAATGCAGGTGATACAATAACTGCCGCAAAGTGCGAGTCTTCATGATTTTCATCCGGGGTCCGCGGTAATGAGACGGTTGCCGTTGCGTCTGGAATCTCCGATTCAATCTGCGCCTCGACTTCAGCTGAATCCATATCTGTATCATTGCAATCCCCGTGAATAAATACCACTCTTAGGATATACAGTGAGTGGACTTTCTATAACAATTTGCCAGTCATATATCATATAATTCAATAAATGAAACTCAGCAGTCTCAAATAAAATATAATAATGTCGGTTACGTATATCCAAAAAGCATTCCAACCATAATTGCGGCAGTCATCACACCGATACCAAAGCCGCTGATACGAGCCATCGCCCGACGTGAATCAGCCTCATCCCAGTCACTCGGAGCTTCAAGATGCGTCTGCATTGCTCTCATTCCTGGACCAGCAATAACTGACGCTGACCACCCAAGTGCTCCAAACCCAAGTGCAAGTGTCCCAACAAGAAAAGCGGTATCAGCAGCTGTTGGGATACCGATGACATATGCACTCATAGAGACAGAAATAGTACCGAGCGTACAACCAACCAGCAGTGCGGTTCCAACAACTCGACCTCGAACAGTAACGAGAGAGTGTATCGAGAACATTGGTCGATCGTGAACTACCCTACCATACTCGCTCACGGCTGAGAACGTTCGCTTCTTGGGAAGAGGGCTTCCTGCTTGTACGACGCGCTTTGCAGACACAAAATGTGTGTCTGCAGGGAACGCAGCTTCCACATCCACAGGCGTTCGTTCGGAGTGAACGACTCCTACACCTACATCTTCGAGACCACACCGGAGAGGATCTTCCACGCCGCGTTCGAGTCTCTATCCGGTTCAATCCGTGGGATGAACCCCAGCGGTTTATTTGGCTTAGTATCATAAAACACATCTTTTCTTATTGTCGGCATTGTATCTCGTGTCTACTTTGCTATTCGGTCGCTTCGCCCGCTGCGTTGCTGCTCAACTGGGAGTTAGCGCCTAATTCCAGTTAATCTCTCAGACACCAGAGTCATGATTATTCCGGTCATTACGGTCAGTCAATTGCCTCACGCATTCGCGGGTCAAGCGCATCACGCATCCCATCACCGAGTAGATTAAATCCAAGCACGGTGATAGCGAGGAATAATCCCGGGAAGAAAGACATCCACCACTTTCCTGTGAGCAATCCATTCTCGACTCCCCGAGAGAGCATCAGCCCCCATGACGGAGCGCCTGCTTGTGCACCAAACCCAAGGAACGACAGTGCGGCGAGGTCAATAATTGCAAGTCCAAAGTTCAGGGTTGATTGGACAGTGATTGGTGCAATACAATTCGGGAGAACATGTCGAATGAGGACTCGAGGATCGTGTGAACCAAGTGCAATCGTTGCATCAACATATTCATCTTCGAGCACTTTAAGTGCCGCACCACGAACAACGCGTGCAAATCGTGGTGTATACACAAGTGTGAGTGCAAGGACAGCTTTCCAGAGCCCAGCACCAAAAATGGCGACAAGCGCAAGTGCAAGAAGTAATGATGGAAATGCAAGAAGCATATCCATTGTACGCATGATGATATTATCGGTGACATCGCCATAGTACGCGGCGATGATTCCAAGTCCAACTCCTAGTGCTGTCGAGGCACCAACCGCGATAGTACCGAATTTTAGTGCTAGCCATGATCCATACAATGTCCGTTTAAATATATCTCGGGCAGCGACATCAGTTCCAAAAAGATATTGATTCCACGCGGCCGGACCAGTCCACCCGGGTGGATGCCGATCCGGAATTGAGCTTCCAAGACGAGACCCAGTCAAAATATTCAAATCGAATGTAACTCGCGCAACGATGGCTATAGTGAAGATGCCGAGAATAATGCTCAATCCGACGATAGCAAGTCGATTTGATAACAGACTGGATATAAACGGTGATGCCAGTAATCGGTCAGCGAAACTTCGTGTGTCAGCGTCGGATGACGGCGAATCAGTTGCCATAGGTGATTATGATGGGTCGAATGTTCGTATGCAGGACTGTACATATAAACGCAAAGACGACTGGATAGTAGATATTGAACGTATTGCTATGGGTGACTCATTGTGCGTGTTCAGAATCGTGAAGCGTTGACAACGATATGGTATTGAATAAATCATTGGTCAATTCGTGGATCAAGATAGCTGTATGTGATATCAACACCAAAATTGACAAATGTAAAAAGCAATGCAAAGGTGAGTACTGTCCCTTGAACAAGTGGATAGTCGGAAGCGCCAATCGCACTGACAAGCATCGTTCCAATACCACCAATTCCAAACACAGTCTCAGTGAGAACTGCACCGCCCAATAATGTCCCGAACTGAATGCCAATCACTGTTACAACCGGAATTAACGCGTTTTGAAATCCGTGTTTAAGGATCGTTATTTTTGCGCCCTGTCCTTTTGCCCGAGCCGTCCGCATGTAGTCCTGTCTGACGACTTCAAGCATTGATGAGCGCATCATCCGAGATAACAACGCCATCTGATAGATTCCAAGAACAAGCACCGGTAATAACAGATGTCTTACTGCTGAAATAAATGCATCAAACTCACCAAGTAATAATGTATCGATTGTGACCATCCCGGTGAGCGGAAGCTCCATTCCGAATAATGACCATTGCTCCGAGAGGAAGATAGTTGAACCAATACGTCCACTTGTGGGGAGGATACCTAAAAAGGTCGAAAATAATAGAATAAGCAGTGGTCCGGACCAAAAGATCGGAACAGAGATACCAGTGAGTGCACCAACCCGGGTGAGATGGTCTGTAAGTGAGTCCTGTTTTACGGCTGATATTACACCAAGCGGAATGCCAAGAAGAATACCAGTTATTTGTCCATAAATCGCCAATTCAAGTGTCACGGGAAGTCGACTAGCAAGGACATTCTGAACTGGTTCCCCTTGTGCGATTTTATACGACTGACCGAAATCAAATGTTGCTGCATCAATCAAAAAGCGGATGTACTGAACCCAGAGTGGGTCATTAAGGCCGAGTTCACTCCGAACCTGTGCAACTTGCTGTGCGGAGGCGCGCTGACCGACAATAATTCGCGCTGGGTCACCAGGAGCAAGTTGGAGAATTGAAAACACAAGCGTTGCAACACCGAATAAAACTGGCACGAGTAACAGAACACGTCGAAAGAGGAACCGTTTTGATACCATATTATCGTTAGTCGAATGTGTGTGGGTGAATTCAGCAGAGATCTAATGTGATATTTTGTATGTGCGAAATTAAATCACGGATCATGATGTTCGTTACAGACACTGAGCGTGGATATCACAATCGCACCGATATTCCGAGATGGCTCACTGCAACTCAACCGTATTAAGGAAGGGTCCACCAACGGATGTGACAGTGTAGCTATCGGAGACAACAGCCTCATTGACGCCACGAAGTGTTTGTGCATAATCAATGAATACCCATGGAGCCTCCTCACGTGCAATCCGATTTGCTTCGACATACAACTCCTCACGTGTCGCATCATCGTAACTTCGCTGTGCCTCACGGACAAGTGACATATATTCAGAATGTGCCCATCCAGCAACGTTTAGTGGGCTATATCCTTCGGTATCGAAGCTGACCCAATTTTGTCCGTCTGGAACGGCATCGAGTGGGACTTTCGGATCAAGCAACACGTACATGAAATTATCAGGATCTGCGTTATCAGTGTACCATCCGAGGAAACAGGCGTCATGTCGCCCTTGATCTGTGTAGCTGAGATATGATGAGAATGTCGAAAACTGATTAATTTCAACGGTAAGCCCAATTTCTTCGAGATCTGAGCGGACTTGGTTTGCTGTTTCGACTGGACTTGGGTTGTATCCACGCGGATTTGAAAACGTGGCAAGCTCGAACTCAAATCCATCACCGTAGCCAGCCTCGTTAAGCAGACGACGAGCTTCATCCTTATCAGTTGGATATGGTTCGAGGTCCTCATTATGTCCAAGAACGTCTGGTGGGAGTGGCTGATCAGCTGTCGTTGCAAATCCCTGATAAATGCTGTCGACAATGGCTTGTGTATTAACTGCATATGAAACAGCTCGACGGACTTTCCGGCTTCGGAACTCCTCACGCCGGGATTGATTCATCGCCATATAGCCGACGTTGATTCCATTCTTTGAGGCGAGGCGTGCGGACCCGGCGTTTTCAAGTTGTTGAGAAGATTGCGAATCAAGATTATCAGTGATGTGTGAGCTTCCGTTGATAACATCCTGCACTCGCGTTGAGTTCTGACCAATGGTCTTAAACACGACTTGTTCAACATTTGGTCCGTTCCCCCAATAATCGGCGTTAGCCGAAAGAAGTACCCGCTGGTTGCTGTTATCAAGTTCCGAGAACTCGAAGGCACCGGTTCCTTGTGGCTCTGTCCCGAGTTGTACCTGATTATCGAGTGACTCGATTTGTGATTTTGAGAGAATAGCAGCCGCAAACATCGCGAGGTTACGCAAAAACGGTGCATATTGCTGCGTGAGTTCAATTGTGACCTCGTACTCTCCGGTCGCTTCAACTGTATCTACCCAATTACCAAAAGTAAACGGTCCATATCCTGATCTGTTTTCATCGCCAAGATAATGTTCATACTCGTTATCAGTAAATCGGCGAATTGTTGCGCGGACATCAGCTGCAGTAAATGATTCACCATTGTGAAATGTAACATCCTCACGGAGCGTTAGTGTCGCCGTTGTCCCCTCAAGTGAATATTCTGTTGCAAGCCCATCTCGAAGTTGTCCACCGCTTCCAGGAGTGAAGCCGACTAACTGGTCGTAGATTTGATTTGAAACTTTGGCAACTTCACCACTCGTTGTTTGCTGTGGATCGTAATTTTGTGGATGGTCACCACGGGCATATACAAGCGTTCCACTCAGGTCGGATTCAGCTTCATTACCACCCGTCGTTCCTGTCTCTGTCGTCTCATCACTTGCTGATCCATCGTCGCTTCCTGAACACCCTGCAAGGGTTGCTGCTGCTGCAGCACTTCCAGCGGTTGTAAGAAAGGTTCGCCGATCTATATTAGAGGACATAGATATATTGATATACACCGAGAAAGTCTGTTAAATGTTGCGTTAGTTACTCTTTCTAGTGGCAGTGACACTATTATTCCTCAATGTACAGATTGTCAAGGCGACTGCCTCAGGGCTTTGACGTTGATGTGACCCCAAAACAGGTTCACAATATACACTGTTCGCGGATTCAACAACATCAATCTGTGTTTGATCGTCGAACGTCGCCATAGGTTGTGTTCGTATCTGTGTTAGTGTTAGTGTTAGCGTTAGCGTCAGTGTCAGTATCTGTATCTATTATTTCAAGTGGTTCAACATTCATATCGTCATCGTATCGATGACAGGCGGTTGGATGCGCTTCTTCCGCAGTCGATATACCGGATGATGATAAGACACTCTCTTTCGACGTCTCGAATGCTGGTGATTGTTGCTCACATACACTCGCAAAGCGCTCATGAAGCCGCGTTGTAGCTGTCTCGAAGTCACCGTTTACCACCGCCTTGAGCGCGGTGTTCACCACACGACGGTTTTTTCCACTGAGTGGATTATTGATATATCTTTTGGAAAGAGTATCGATAAGTGCATCTTCATCTGTCACGCCTGTTTCTTCTTGAATTGCATCGACATCGATAGCAGCATTAGACACACGTTCACGTAGTGTCATTATATCACGATATGTTGATTGATCAATTTCAACATCATCGGGAGGGATAACCTCGGGACATCTCGTCCGGAAATGACATCCTGATGGTGGGTCAATAGGAGATGGAACATCGCCGTCAAGTATCACACGGTCTGTGTGTGCTGTTGGGTCAGGAACAGGAATTGCAGACAGCAGCGCGCGGGTGTAGGGGTGCTGTGGCGTTGTAAAGAGTGTTTCCGTTGGCGCAATCTCAACAATTTCGCCGAGATACATCACGGCGATACGATCACAAATATGTCTGACAACACTGAGATCATGTGCGATGAAGAGGAAGGTAAGTCCAAATTCGGATTGTAGATCTTTGAGTAGATTAAGTATCTGAGCTTGCACAGACACGTCAAGCGCTGATACAGGTTCATCACAGATAATAAACTCTGGGTCGACGGCAATTGCACGGGCAATGCCTACACGCTGCCGCTGCCCACCTGAGAGTTCATGTGGATATCGATCGCGCTGATTTGGGTCCAATCCAACAGCGTTCAACAATTCTGTGACACGTTGTTTGCGTGTAGTTTGATTTGATGAATTGGTATCTGCAGGAAGATCGTGAATCTGTAGCGGTTCAGCAATGATCTGTTCAACTCTCATCCGTGGATCAAGTGACGACATTGGATCCTGAAAGATCATCTGGAGATCGCATCGCCGTTTGCGTAATTCGCTTTTCGACAGATCTGTGAGATCATCACCAGCAAAAACCACTCGACCATCTGTTGGTTCAATTAATTGGAGGATACTTTGTCCGGTCGTTGATTTCCCACAGCCCGACTCACCGACTAATCCAACCGTTTCCCCCTTATACACTGTTAAATCGACGCCATCGACGGCTTTGACACGCTCAGTATCGAGTTCGAGATATTTATCAAGCGGGCTTTCCGATTGCAGAAAATGTTTTTGCAGTCCATCAACCTCAAGGATGGGGTCACTGGTTTGCATTGTCGTCTCAGCTGTGAGATCTGCATCTGTTCCATACTCGTCTTCATTAAATTCGTCAAGAATACACTTTGCGCGATGATCAACATCTGCAGGACCATGTTGACGAGATGCAATATCACCATGACGGCACGCTGGTTCTGCCCATGGACACCGTGGAGCGAAATTACATCCTTCTGGCAT from Haloquadratum walsbyi C23 harbors:
- a CDS encoding dipeptide ABC transporter ATP-binding protein, translating into MSPILSLSELRTQFSTERGQVKAVDDVSLDVHAGETVGLVGESGSGKSVTALSAMGLIDDPGQVIGGEVTIQSASLAEMFRDQYTDLSFVDGDQILLTEAPEEALRSVRGAEMSMIFQDPMTSLNPALTIGEQVAESLKLHQFGNRKKDTWINAIREMLTRIRSNPDNAVVERTIDVLSQVGISEPASRIDEYPHEFSGGMRQRVLIAIALACQPNILIADEPTTALDVTIQAQILELINELQADLGMGVLFITHDLGVVAETCDRVAVMYAGKIVEEGPVEEIFTNPSHPYTYALLESIPTANRDRLTPIDGNVPDLIDMPEGCNFAPRCPWAEPACRHGDIASRQHGPADVDHRAKCILDEFNEDEYGTDADLTAETTMQTSDPILEVDGLQKHFLQSESPLDKYLELDTERVKAVDGVDLTVYKGETVGLVGESGCGKSTTGQSILQLIEPTDGRVVFAGDDLTDLSKSELRKRRCDLQMIFQDPMSSLDPRMRVEQIIAEPLQIHDLPADTNSSNQTTRKQRVTELLNAVGLDPNQRDRYPHELSGGQRQRVGIARAIAVDPEFIICDEPVSALDVSVQAQILNLLKDLQSEFGLTFLFIAHDLSVVRHICDRIAVMYLGEIVEIAPTETLFTTPQHPYTRALLSAIPVPDPTAHTDRVILDGDVPSPIDPPSGCHFRTRCPEVIPPDDVEIDQSTYRDIMTLRERVSNAAIDVDAIQEETGVTDEDALIDTLSKRYINNPLSGKNRRVVNTALKAVVNGDFETATTRLHERFASVCEQQSPAFETSKESVLSSSGISTAEEAHPTACHRYDDDMNVEPLEIIDTDTDTDANANTNTNTDTNTTYGDVRRSNTD